The genomic segment CCAGCGCGTCGGGCGCGTCGTCCTCGTGCCGGATCAGCTTCCAGGTCTTGCGGAACGCCAGCGAGGCCAGCGCACCGCCCGCCCAGCCGAGGGCGAAGCCGAGGGGCTGATAGGCGAGGGGGAGCTTCTTCTTCTTGGACATCTGGTCTTCCTCCTTCACGTCGTGAGGTCGCCCGGTCAGGGACGACCCTGCGGGGCCACGACCTCGGCCGCGGGCACCGGCCCCGGAGCCGTGCCGTCGCCGAACGGGCTGCCGCCCAGGTCCTCACGCCCGTGGGGCGTGAGCCAGCCCGCCAGATCGGGCCCCAGCGGCACCACGGCGGTCGGGTTGATGCCCGTGTGCACCTGGTAGTAGTGCCGCTTGATGTGGTCGAAGTCGACGGTGTCGCCGAATCCGGGGGTCTGGAAGAGGTCACGGGCATACGCCCACAGCACCCGGTCCTCCGCCAGCTTCCAGCGGTTGCACTTGAAGTGACCGTGGTAGACGGGGTCGAAACGCACCAGTGTGGTGAAGAGCCGGATGTCCGCCTCCGTGATCGTCTCGCCGACGAGATAGCGCTGTCGTGCCAGCCGCTCCGACAGCGCCTCCAGCCGCCGGAACACCCCGGCGCAGGCCCCCTCGTACTCCTGCTGGCCCGTGGCGAAGCCCGCCCGGTACACCCCGTTGTTGACGTCCTGATAGACCTCCTCCATCACCGTGTCGATCTCGTCGCGCAGGGCCGCCGGATACAGGTCGGGCGCGCCCTCGCGGTGCAGGTCCGTCCACTCGGTGGCGAGGTCGAGGGTGAGCCGCTGGTAGTCGTTGGTGACCAGCTCGCCGCTCGGCACGTCGACGATCGCCGGGACGCTGACACCGCCCGGGTAGTCGCTCTCCCGTGCGTCGTACGCCTCCTTCAGGAACCGGATGCCGAGCACCGGGTCGCGGTCGTCCGGGTCCAGCGTGAACCGCCAGCTGCGGTCGTCCTGGATCGGGTCGGTGACGGCCATCGACAGGGCGCCCTCCAGACCCAGCAGCCGCCGCGAGATCACCGCCCGGCTCGCCCAGGGGCAGGCCCGGCTGACCACCAGCCGGTAGCGGCCCGCCTCCACCGGCCAGCCGTCCCGGCCGTCGGCCGTGATCCGGTCCGTGAAGTGGCTACGGGACCGCTTGAACGCCTTCCTGCCGTACGCCTCGTTGCCCTCGCCGACACTCATGCCGTCCGTCCTCCCGGTCCGTCCGGATACGTATGCCCTGATGAGTTCCCCGATTTCCGCGACCCCCACGGTGTGAGCGCGACCGGTCGGGGCAATCGGCGAAGGTGACCCGGACATCAGCAGACACCGAGACGACGGACGACCAGGGCGGGGCGGTTCTCGAAGGACCGGGGACCCGTCAGGAGGACCGGGAGGACAAGGCACGCGCGGACCACAGGACCCGGATCACCGTCCTCGTCGCCCTCGGCGCCAACCTCGTGATCGCCGTCGCCAAGACCATCGGCGGACTCCTCGCCGGATCACCCGCCCTGCTCTCGGAGGCCGCCCACTCGGTCGCCGACAGCATGAACGAGGTCTTCCTCCTCGCCGCGCTGCGCCGCAGCCGTCGCCCCGCCGACAGCCGGCATCCCTTCG from the Streptomyces sp. NBC_00310 genome contains:
- a CDS encoding glutathione S-transferase family protein, coding for MSVGEGNEAYGRKAFKRSRSHFTDRITADGRDGWPVEAGRYRLVVSRACPWASRAVISRRLLGLEGALSMAVTDPIQDDRSWRFTLDPDDRDPVLGIRFLKEAYDARESDYPGGVSVPAIVDVPSGELVTNDYQRLTLDLATEWTDLHREGAPDLYPAALRDEIDTVMEEVYQDVNNGVYRAGFATGQQEYEGACAGVFRRLEALSERLARQRYLVGETITEADIRLFTTLVRFDPVYHGHFKCNRWKLAEDRVLWAYARDLFQTPGFGDTVDFDHIKRHYYQVHTGINPTAVVPLGPDLAGWLTPHGREDLGGSPFGDGTAPGPVPAAEVVAPQGRP